TTGATGGTTCAGATATACAATGCTATACACGCTTACCTCCATTCACtcactctgtctcccctcctccatcccagaGACTTttggtgacattaaaacagtcACTCTTAGCCAGAAATCTACTCTGGGGCAGAGAGACATTGTATGGGAAGCAGGGAAAGGGGGTCAAACTCATTTGCAAGGTTTGCTTGGGGTGAGTGCAGGCTAGTCAGAGAGCACGGCTTGTGTGTACAGTGTGGGTCAGCAAGACAGTGCTGATAGTATAAACAGATTGGAGAAGCAGCAGATAATACTGCTCTTCCCATGgctcaggggtgtgtgtgtgagaataaaCGTGATAAGTGTATATCAGATGGAAAGCCAAAACCGTTAAAAGCCGGCATAACAGAAACTAGTAGCGATCATCAAGATGAGATAGTGACACTCTTGAATAACAGTCTCAGTCACGATCTGATCTCATCTTGATGGGGCAGGCCTCATGCTCCACATCTCATCTCTCCGATACACTTCTCAGAATCGGAATAAAAAGTGCTGACTTGTGTAACAAGATACAACTGCAGCGTCCTAGAAGGTTTTCTGTGGCTACATGTCGAGAACAGCAGTTACCACAGCTTTGTATGTGATGGTGACTAAAGTGCCATTAGTTAAGAggtgtcggtctctgtctgtacATCTCATCCTGGTAGACAAGGATGAGACCGAATGGTTACGGCCCTGGTCTAATCCCGCCCCCTCACTGACAGACACGTCTCATTGCTGTAGCGTCACTGAGCGTAGGACTGAATTCTCTGGCTAGGAGAAAACACTGGATTTCCAATTCACCAGAAATACATTTAGCAAAAACTATTGAGACAAATGTGACTCCGTGAAAGACAAAGTTGTGTTTCTCACAGCAATGGCTGTGTTTCTTAGAAGGCTTGCGGTGGCTGTGTAGAGAATAGCAGTAACCACAGCCTTGTATGTGACGGTGACTAAAGTACCATTAGTTGCATCTAGAATAGCAGTAGCTGCAGTTGTGTAACAGGATACAAGTCAGCGCTTTTATTCTAAGAAGAGAAGAGACAAGATGTGGAGCCTGAGGCCTGCAAGACCatgatggggagatgaggggtagtGTGTAGGCTGATAAACACTTATGTGACCGTAACAAGAAGTCAGAAAAAGTTCTGAAGTCAAAGTGAAACCAAAAGGACTCCCAGTGTCTTTAGCATCCTGCAGTCTCTCACACTCACCTTTAACAAAAGACAGTACTGTAACTCCATGACAAACTTTTTATTTAGAAAAAGACATAAATAACgcactatagggaacagggtgcatttGCAATGCAGACCATGTCTAGTCAATTGGTCTGAGGCAGACATGCTTAATATCATCTCACActgtagcaccactgtctgtaaAGCCCTGAAAAACATTACATACCATCTCAGACACAGATAGAAACCTACACAGACAGACCAAGGATATTTAACTACAGGCCTGGAGGACCTGAACACTTCTGGTTTTCATCATCTCAAGAGACTCTGGCCGGCCAATCAATTAGCAGGTAGAAAAGAATCGAGCAGTAATGTGGACCTACGGGCCTGGAGTAGAAGAACCCTGTTTTTATAAACCAGAAATGGATGTCTAACATGACGAGAGagaaaaaggttaaaaaaaaactaCAAAATAACAATGAAATCTGCCAAGGGGCAAAATGCAAAGATGGCAACTTAACATTTTTATTtcatataaatataatatattaatGTATGTTTATTACACTAAAAAATAttcttgccacacacacacattacttgAAGTAGAAAGGCAAGAGGGACATTCATAAAAACAAGTCAGGACACCAAGCAGTGGACAAAATGATGGGGTTTGTCCCCAAATGCCACCCCATTTCTATATAGGTCAGGGATATTGAAATCTGGACCAACAAGCCAGTTCCACAGTTGATTTTCATTCCTCCCCTCTTACCAGGAATGGctttagacctgagacaccagttGGGTGCCATTAATGATCAGGCAGAACAGAAAAGCAGGACTACTTCAGAACGTCAGGCTTGGATTTGAATAGCCCTGATATAGGGATGAAGTCCCCATTTGAGAAGCAGCCATCCACATCTAAATGGTCATCTTTGTAGCTGCACGGTCAAACAGAATGCAACCAACCATAGTAGTCCAGTTGTGGTCAACACAACATGTGGTCCCTGTGCGCTCGTTTTGACAAAATACTATAATTTAATAACATAACAGAGGAAAGATATGCAAACTAATAATATTCACATATTCCATCATTTCAGAAGGCCTTTAGTTTGTTGTGGTACAGGTATGACTCTAGGTATGACTGAATCATAGAGTTGGTAATAGTTTAAGGTATTACTGCAGACTGAAAGATGTGGAAACATTCAGTTGATGAATGAAACTAAACCATGTAATGGAATCCTGCTTTAGTGTGACACATGGGCGTAACTCACCAGGGGGTGAAGGGGGACATGTCCCATCCACTATTTTAAAAAAAAGATATTTTGGCCCTAAGTtagtctctccccccacccctcatTTTCAAGACAGTGTTGTGCCCCTGTTGTGACACCATTTAACCCATTGAGGACCTACCACACGGCCATCACTTTGAAATGAGACTGATGATGCAGCAGGGCTTGTGCTGTGTGTTAGCGGACCAGGAGGAAGGTTAACCCTGCGATGCCCACGCCAGCAGCAGCAAACAGGGCAGTCTTCATGGACGAGTCCTGGTTCACCTCTCTtgctgtgtggaagaacttacaGAAGCCCTCCTAGAAGAGAGAGGATTAGATCCATATATTTTATTGAACACTTATTTCAGGTCACGATGGTGTATCAAAGGACCAGGCTAGAGATCAAAATAAGGAAGTCAAGAAACTTAGTTCAATACTGCTCAAAAAGCCCCATTTCCTCTCGTTTTTTCAGACCGAGAGAGAACTGTCTGTGGACAGTCCCTGCTATAACAGTCCTGTGTCGTGATCAGTAAGGCAAATCTCAAAATGTGGTTGTGTTCATCAGTCTATTTGTTGTTCTGATCCAGACCCAGCTGGTTGTGTTCATCAGTCTATTTGTTGTTCTGATCCAGACCCAGCTGGTTGTGTTCATCAGTCTATTTGTTGTTCTGATCCAGACCCAGCTGGTTGTGTTCATCAGTCTATTTGTTGTTCTGATCCAGACCCAGCTGGTTGTGTTCATCAGTCCATTTGTTGTTCTGATCCAGACCCAGCTGGTTGTGTTCATCAGTCCATTTGTTGTTCTGATCCAGACCCAGCTGGTTGTGTTCATCAGTTTATTTGTTGTTCTGATCCAGACCCAGCTGGTTGTGTTCATCAGTCTATTTGTTGTTCTGATCCAGACCCAGCTGGTTGTGTTCATCAGTCCATTTGTTGTTCTGATCCAGACCCAGCTGGTTGTGTTCATCAGTCTATTTGTTGTTCTGATCCAGACCCAGCTGGTTGTGTTCATCAGTCTATTTGTTGTTCTGATCCAGACCCAGCTGGTTGTGTTCTGATCCAGCTGGTTGTGTCAGTCTATTTGTTGTTCTGATCCAGACCCAGCTGGTTGTGTTCATCAGTCTATTTGTTGTTCTGATCCAGACCCAGCTGGTTGTGTTCATCAGTCCATTTGTTGTTCTGATCCAGACCCAGCTGGTTGTGTTCATCAGTCCATTTGTTGTTCTGATCCAGCTGGTTGTGTTCATCAGTCTATTTGTTGTTCTGATCCAGACCCAGCTGGTTGTGTTCATCAGTCTATTTGTTGTTCTCATCCAGACTAGTTTTTGAGTATTAACGATAGTTGTGTGCTTGGAGGTCACTAGACTGTTACGTTAGAGACAGTACATACGGCTGTTGGGACCAGCTGGCTAGAGGGGGGGGTTAATTCACAAAAGCAGTCAACAAATTGAGCTGCAGCTGTGTTGTTGCTACCCCAGCACTACAGTCCTATGTTGTTTTGGAGTACCCCAGTAACCCCACTACCCCTGATCCACTTTATATGACTATACTGGCTGTGTTGACCTTGTACAAACCATCTTTAAAGTGACAGGTAGATCTTTGACCTCTCAGACAACCAGGGTTTATAGTCCACACCACAGTAAAATCACTCTGTATTTAGTGTATTGACTGAAGAGTTATGCATTTATAAATCTACTGTGACACAACAGCCTACTGACATGTAACACATTACAAGTCAAACACCCATTTCTAATAAGCATTAAAAAGGCTAATTTGGTGGCCTCCCGGGTAGCGCAgcggttaagggcgctgtactgcagcgccagctgtcacaccagagactctgggttcgcgcccaggctctgtcaccggtcgcgaccgggaggtccgtgggcgACAAACAATGGCCtagtgtcatccgggttagggagggcttggccggtagggatatccttgtctcatcgcgcaccagcgactcctgtggtgggccgggcgcagtgcgcgctaaccaaggttgccaggtgcacagtgtttcctccgacacattggtgcggctggcttccgggttggatgcgcgctgtgttaagaagcagtgcggcttggttgggttgtgtatcggaggacgcatgactttccaccttcgtctctcccgagccgtacgggagttgtagcgatgagacaagatagtagctactaacaattggacaccacgaaattggggagaaaggggtaaaaaaaagaataaaaaaaaaaaaaggcaaatTTAGGGCCCAGACACAATTTTCAAATGGGAATTCTCCATCTCTAATTGCTCTTCAATCCAGAACTACTACTTTTACAGTAATTTAAGTTATTTAGTAGTCACTCTTATCCTTAATTTACAGGAGGAATTCTGGTTAAATGCCTTTTGCTCGAGGggacattgacagatttttcacctagttgtctctgggattcaaaccagcgaccttccCGTTACTGGCCTAACGTTcttaaccactacgctaccttcCGCCCCTAGacttaatctgtgtccgggaaactgGCCCCCAATATTGTCATATTTCTTGTACCACAAAAATCCTGTGTTTTAAGCAGTCATTTCTGGATTAGACCTGAACATTGTGTTGGTAATACAAACACAGCAGCCACATGGCAAGAAGCCACAAGGTGTCTGAAACAGACATTATTGACAATAGAAGGTGTCATTGTCCAACTGTTTCTCTTAGCTTGACAGAGAACTAGTGCTGCTGATATTAGCCCAGATTCCCATCTCTAATTCCCACCAGCTTAGTCaatgatcctgtgtgtgtgtgtgcatgtgtccatAAGCGCATGTGTGTGATGCTTACTGCTCAAACCTACCCAGCCTTTGTTCTCCAGCATCCAgtcactcttctcctctcctaggTAGTCTGCTATGGTCTCCGCCAGTGCCCTGCAGCTCTCCTTCCCCCCCAGCTCCATGCCATTACCCAGCCCCTGgtctgtgtcctctccctgtagTTCTCTCACCAGCACACCAGTGAAGGTGAACAGAGAGACCACCCTCCCCCAGTTCATCTGTCCgtctcccaccagctcctccATCACCCTCCTCAGACAGGCGCAGGGGTCCGGCCCACATTGGCACAGGAAGCTGTGTGCCAGGGCATGGAAGCGGGCCCGGTGCTTGGCCTCCATGTCCCGGGCCTGGCGCCGCATGGCTGCAGCAGAGTCGCTGGGAGGAGGACCAGGCGGGGCTTTCTGGGACCCACTGGCAGGGATAAtactgcagacagacaggtagtccTCTGCTATTGCCAGGGTTTCTTTCCACAGCCCACATGACATGGTCTACAGGAAGACATACAGTTAATACATCATCTATATCCTGTATATCAGAAAGGGCCTCTGCTACAGTTGTTTTCCACAGGCAGCACGACATGATAAATACAGGAAACACTATCAATACATTATCACATGCAGTTAATTTCTCACAGCCCACACTGCAGGGGCTAGACTATAGAGGAAACACTATCAATACATTATCACATGCAGTTAATTTCTCACCGCCCACACTGCAGGGGCTAGACTATAGAGGAAACACTATCAATACATTATCACATGCAGTTAATTTCTCACCGCCCACACTGCAGGGGCTAGACTATAGAGGAAACACTATCAATACATTATCACATGCAGTTAATTTCTCACCGCCCACACTGCAGGGGCTAGACTATAGAGGAAACACTATCAATACATTATCACATGCAGTTAATTTCTCACCGCCCACACTGCAGGGGCTAGACTATAGAGGAAACATTCTCAGTATTCATATTGTTATGCCTAAAAGGGTAATACATTATACAGCAGGCTTCTTTCCACAACCCATCCAACACGGTCTATTGGAAACAACCTCAATCTAATCCCAAAGAGGTGACATCCTCTGTGCAATACCAAGAAGAGGCTTGTACTCAAAACTGAAAGCAAAGCTACGTTTCCCAATGAGCTGCATAGACCACATAGCAAGCGTGAACTAATCTGTAAATAGAACGGTAAACAGTTGGCTAGGTAGCtttgtaactagctagctaaataactGGCTATGTGAGCAAGACAGTCAAATCTAATTGAAGAGCCCTTGAAGTCTGGATTAATTCAGGACGTGGCATGAAAGAAACAAGGGTTGTAGCTAGAGCTAATGCTaatacgttagctagctacagtaccgTATAAAGAAAACTGAATTGACTTGAACATTGACATATTTGTACTTGCTAGCTTGACTGTCAAATCGAAGGCAAGTCACACACATcgcaatctagctagctaaattagctaTCCAGATAACGTTAAGTTGTTGGATTGTTTTACATTTTCTTGTCAACATCAACATTGGAAAATAGATAAGCAGTCATGGTTTGGATATGAGTAAGCAGGGCTTCTCGCGAACGTTAGACATTTCTGGCTAGCAGCTGAAAGCTAACTAGTGTAGTACTGATTGACACAAAGGACCAGAGAAACCAAGGCAGCGGACAACATCAGTGGCTCAAACCGCATCGATCCATTCCCTCAATCTGTAAAACCGAAGCTTGACACGCTTATCCAAGAATAGTTCGAGTTGAAGAAAAATAAATCGCATATTCTAGGTAGTAAAAAGTTAACAAAAAGCTCACCCTCCCAGCGATCAGACTGCTTTCTCCACGTACAGACGGAAGGAGGATCGCTGTCGTCAACCGTATTTCCGCCTCACCGGGCTCTCGCCAGACTTTATACTCACTAAGCAACGTCACAAAAATGGCATTTCCCTGAATGGTATTGTTCCGCTAGAAGAGAATCAGATGTAATGGAAATAACGTTACCTGTCTCCATATCATCATCCTCTTCGTCATTTCCATCGGATAAAACAAACTTGTAAGACACCATTAATCAATcatttaaataaaatgtatttatttcacaaGAAGACTATGATTACAAATGAACAATACGTCAAaacactccctctttctccctctctggctAGCCACAGTCTATGGTCTGGTTTTATATCAGTAGTATTGCACTTTAGATCTGAGCAAGTTACAACCTGGGCAGACTAATTGACTGGTAAACTACAGACTGTGAAGCAGGTTTAAAAGGGGACTAGGGAGCATAAAAACGGCAGTGAGTTAGCTTCTATACAGGAAAGTCAGTACTGCATGGCATTGGCTAGGACCTGCTGTAGAGGAAAACTGCTCAAATGGCTTTAGTAataaaatagtaataataattgtAATACTGCTAATAATAAAGCTTTAGGACCTCATTGACCTGATGAGCATTTGGTATAGTCCAACTTCAGTCAAATAAATAGTCTCTGTGAGTCAAACCTAGATAGT
This region of Oncorhynchus keta strain PuntledgeMale-10-30-2019 unplaced genomic scaffold, Oket_V2 Un_scaffold_5444_pilon_pilon, whole genome shotgun sequence genomic DNA includes:
- the bcl2l10 gene encoding bcl-2-like protein 10, whose protein sequence is MSCGLWKETLAIAEDYLSVCSIIPASGSQKAPPGPPPSDSAAAMRRQARDMEAKHRARFHALAHSFLCQCGPDPCACLRRVMEELVGDGQMNWGRVVSLFTFTGVLVRELQGEDTDQGLGNGMELGGKESCRALAETIADYLGEEKSDWMLENKGWEGFCKFFHTAREVNQDSSMKTALFAAAGVGIAGLTFLLVR